A stretch of the Cyprinus carpio isolate SPL01 chromosome B4, ASM1834038v1, whole genome shotgun sequence genome encodes the following:
- the bcat1 gene encoding branched-chain-amino-acid aminotransferase, cytosolic isoform X1, with amino-acid sequence MASVASATSAPSSQEILENNDVAGNASSFKATDTVIQLAQTHKPKPDLNGLVFGTIFTDHMLTIEWSLEEGWQKPHIQPFGNLSVHPGCSALHYAVQLFEGMKAYRGPDNKVRLFRPMINMKRMLKSAHRACLPSFDCAELLECIRKLVEVDQDWVPHSDSASLYIRPTFLGTEPTLGVKKPRKALLFVILSPVGSYFSTGAKPVSLWADSKYIRAWRGGTGDCKMGGNYGASIYAQYEAVDYGCQQVLWLYGDDHQITEVGTMNLFLYWVNEKGEEELATPPLDGIILPGVTRQSILELARKWGEFKVSERYLTMADLGQALEENRVREMFGSGTACVVSPVGRILYQGENLHIPCEGNLPPLASRLLKELTDIQYGRTPSDWSCIV; translated from the exons GCCACAGACACAGTGATACAGTTAGCTCAGACCCATAAGCCAAAACCTGACCTGAATGGCCTGGTGTTTGGGACAATCTTTACTGACCACATGCTGACCATTGAGTGGAGTCTTGAGGAAGGCTGGCAGAAGCCGCACATCCAGCCTTTTGGGAACCTGTCCGTGCATCCAGGCTGTTCTGCCCTGCATTACGCTGTACAG CTTTTTGAGGGTATGAAGGCGTACCGGGGGCCAGATAACAAAGTGCGTCTCTTCAGACCCATGATAAACATGAAGCGGATGCTGAAGTCTGCCCACAGGGCCTGTCTGCCT AGTTTTGATTGTGCAGAGTTATTGGAGTGCATCAGGAAGTTGGTGGAGGTGGATCAGGATTGGGTTCCTCACTCAGACTCTGCCAGTTTGTACATCCGTCCCACCTTCCTGGGCACAGAG CCCACCCTTGGTGTCAAGAAGCCCAGGAAGGCATTGCTTTTTGTCATCCTTAGTCCTGTGGGCTCATACTTTAGCACGGGTGCTAAACCAGTGTCTCTGTGGGCCGATTCCAAATACATCAGAGCTTGGAGAGGAGGGACAGGAGACTGCAAGATGggaggg aactatggtGCATCTATCTATGCCCAGTATGAGGCAGTGGATTACGGCTGTCAGCAGGTTCTGTGGCTGTACGGGGACGACCATCAGATCACAGAGGTCGGCACCATGAACCTTTTCCTCTACTGGGTCAATGAGAAAGGAG agGAGGAGCTTGCAACACCACCTCTGGATGGTATTATTTTGCCGGGTGTTACACGACAAAGCATCCTAGAACTTGCACGCAAATGG GGTGAGTTCAAAGTATCCGAGCGTTATTTGACCATGGCTGACCTGGGGCAGGCTCTGGAGGAAAACCGAGTAAGGGAGATGTTTGGTTCTGGAACCGCTTGTGTTGTGAGTCCGGTTGGCAGGATCTTGTATCAGGGAGAG AATCTACATATTCCATGTGAAGGAAACTTACCTCCACTTGCCTCCAGACTGCTAAAAGAGCTCACAGATATTCAG TATGGACGGACCCCCAGTGACTGGTCTTGCATCGTATAA
- the bcat1 gene encoding branched-chain-amino-acid aminotransferase, cytosolic isoform X2 translates to MMSNKWILENNDVAGNASSFKATDTVIQLAQTHKPKPDLNGLVFGTIFTDHMLTIEWSLEEGWQKPHIQPFGNLSVHPGCSALHYAVQLFEGMKAYRGPDNKVRLFRPMINMKRMLKSAHRACLPSFDCAELLECIRKLVEVDQDWVPHSDSASLYIRPTFLGTEPTLGVKKPRKALLFVILSPVGSYFSTGAKPVSLWADSKYIRAWRGGTGDCKMGGNYGASIYAQYEAVDYGCQQVLWLYGDDHQITEVGTMNLFLYWVNEKGEEELATPPLDGIILPGVTRQSILELARKWGEFKVSERYLTMADLGQALEENRVREMFGSGTACVVSPVGRILYQGENLHIPCEGNLPPLASRLLKELTDIQYGRTPSDWSCIV, encoded by the exons GCCACAGACACAGTGATACAGTTAGCTCAGACCCATAAGCCAAAACCTGACCTGAATGGCCTGGTGTTTGGGACAATCTTTACTGACCACATGCTGACCATTGAGTGGAGTCTTGAGGAAGGCTGGCAGAAGCCGCACATCCAGCCTTTTGGGAACCTGTCCGTGCATCCAGGCTGTTCTGCCCTGCATTACGCTGTACAG CTTTTTGAGGGTATGAAGGCGTACCGGGGGCCAGATAACAAAGTGCGTCTCTTCAGACCCATGATAAACATGAAGCGGATGCTGAAGTCTGCCCACAGGGCCTGTCTGCCT AGTTTTGATTGTGCAGAGTTATTGGAGTGCATCAGGAAGTTGGTGGAGGTGGATCAGGATTGGGTTCCTCACTCAGACTCTGCCAGTTTGTACATCCGTCCCACCTTCCTGGGCACAGAG CCCACCCTTGGTGTCAAGAAGCCCAGGAAGGCATTGCTTTTTGTCATCCTTAGTCCTGTGGGCTCATACTTTAGCACGGGTGCTAAACCAGTGTCTCTGTGGGCCGATTCCAAATACATCAGAGCTTGGAGAGGAGGGACAGGAGACTGCAAGATGggaggg aactatggtGCATCTATCTATGCCCAGTATGAGGCAGTGGATTACGGCTGTCAGCAGGTTCTGTGGCTGTACGGGGACGACCATCAGATCACAGAGGTCGGCACCATGAACCTTTTCCTCTACTGGGTCAATGAGAAAGGAG agGAGGAGCTTGCAACACCACCTCTGGATGGTATTATTTTGCCGGGTGTTACACGACAAAGCATCCTAGAACTTGCACGCAAATGG GGTGAGTTCAAAGTATCCGAGCGTTATTTGACCATGGCTGACCTGGGGCAGGCTCTGGAGGAAAACCGAGTAAGGGAGATGTTTGGTTCTGGAACCGCTTGTGTTGTGAGTCCGGTTGGCAGGATCTTGTATCAGGGAGAG AATCTACATATTCCATGTGAAGGAAACTTACCTCCACTTGCCTCCAGACTGCTAAAAGAGCTCACAGATATTCAG TATGGACGGACCCCCAGTGACTGGTCTTGCATCGTATAA
- the igf1 gene encoding insulin-like growth factor I, adult form isoform X1 yields MSSGHFFQGHWCDVFKCTMRCLSCTHTLSLVLCVLALTPATLEAGPETLCGAELVDTLQFVCGDRGFYFSKPTGYGPSSRRSHNRGIVDECCFQSCELRRLEMYCAPVKPGKTPRSLRAQRHTDSPRTPKKPISGHSHSSCKEVHQKNSSRGNTGGRNYRM; encoded by the exons ATGTCTAGCGGTCATTTCTTCCAGGGGCATTGGTGTGATGTCTTTAAG TGTACCATGCGCTGTCTCTCGTGCACCCACACCCTGTCACTGGTGCTGTGCGTCCTCGCGTTGACTCCCGCGACACTGGAGGCGGGGCCGGAGACGCTGTGCGGGGCGGAGCTTGTAGACACGCTGCAGTTTGTGTGTGGAGACAGGggcttttatttca GCAAACCGACAGGATATGGGCCTAGTTCGAGACGGTCGCACAATCGCGGCATCGTGGATGAATGCTGCTTTCAGAGCTGTGAGCTGAGGCGCCTAGAGATGTACTGTGCGCCCGTCAAGCCCGGCAAAACTCCACGATCCCTACGAGCGCAACGGCACACAGACAGTCCCAGGACACCAAAG AAACCTATATCTGGACATAGCCACTCTTCCTGTAAG GAGGTTCATCAGAAGAACTCGAGCCGAGGAAACACAGGGGGCAGAAACTATCGCATGTAG
- the igf1 gene encoding insulin-like growth factor I, adult form isoform X2: MRCLSCTHTLSLVLCVLALTPATLEAGPETLCGAELVDTLQFVCGDRGFYFSKPTGYGPSSRRSHNRGIVDECCFQSCELRRLEMYCAPVKPGKTPRSLRAQRHTDSPRTPKKPISGHSHSSCKEVHQKNSSRGNTGGRNYRM; encoded by the exons ATGCGCTGTCTCTCGTGCACCCACACCCTGTCACTGGTGCTGTGCGTCCTCGCGTTGACTCCCGCGACACTGGAGGCGGGGCCGGAGACGCTGTGCGGGGCGGAGCTTGTAGACACGCTGCAGTTTGTGTGTGGAGACAGGggcttttatttca GCAAACCGACAGGATATGGGCCTAGTTCGAGACGGTCGCACAATCGCGGCATCGTGGATGAATGCTGCTTTCAGAGCTGTGAGCTGAGGCGCCTAGAGATGTACTGTGCGCCCGTCAAGCCCGGCAAAACTCCACGATCCCTACGAGCGCAACGGCACACAGACAGTCCCAGGACACCAAAG AAACCTATATCTGGACATAGCCACTCTTCCTGTAAG GAGGTTCATCAGAAGAACTCGAGCCGAGGAAACACAGGGGGCAGAAACTATCGCATGTAG